GGCTGCAACTGTTTCATTGCTATCACCAGGACGTATTACTGAGATGCCAGGCATTGCGCGAAGAGCAGCAAGTTGCTCTACCGGCTCATGAGTAGGACCATCTTCACCAACGGCAATACTATCATGCGTGAACACATAGATCACTGGTACTTGCATTAGGGCAGATAGACGAATCGCAGGACGTAGGTAGTCCGAGAAGACGAAGAATGTTGCTCCGAATACTTTTACTCCTCCGTGAAGAGCCATACCGTTTAGCGCACAACCCATTGCAAATTCACGAACCCCAAACCAAATGTTACGACCAGCGTAATCATCACGAGTGAAATCACCAAGGTCTTTCATCATTGTTTTGTTTGATGAAGCAAGGTCAGCTGAACCTCCGAATAGTTGAGGAACTTGTTTAGCAAATGCATTTAACGCTTCTCCACTTGAAGAACGAGTAGCTACACTTGAGCCAACGTCATATACAGGTGCATCTTGGTCCCATCCTTTAGGTAAGTCACCTTTGTTTGCTAACTCAAATTGTTCCGCTAATTCTGGATGAGTGGCTTTATATGAAGCATATAACTCATTCCATTCAGCTTCGGCTTTTTCTCCAGCTGTTTTAACGTTCTCGTAGAAAGTTTTTACATCTTCAGGTATAAAGAAGTCTCCCTCTTCATCCCACTGGTACGCTTCTCTTGTTAATTTCACTTCATCAGCGCCAAGTGGAGCACCATGAGAGGCTGATTTACCTGATTTATTTGGTGAACCGAATCCAATAACTGTTTTCACCTCAATCATTGTTGGACGGTCATCTGCTTTTGCTGATTCAATCGCACGGTTAATTTCATCAATATTGTTTCCATCTTCCACACGAATTACTTGCCAGCCGTAAGCTTTGTAACGATCTTCAACGCTCTCAGAGAATGAACGGTTTAATTCACCATCAAGAGAAATATCATTTGAATCATAAAGCACGATTAGGCGACCAAGCTTAAGATGCCCTGCAAGAGAAGCTGCCTCATGAGACACACCTTCCATTAAGTCACCGTCTCCACAAATGCTGTAAGTATAGTGATCGACAATGTTAAAATCATCGCGGTTATATGTACTTGCTAAGTGACGCTCTGCCATAGCCATACCAACAGCCATAGCTACACCTTGACCTAATGGGCCAGTTGTTGCTTCAACACCAGGAGTATGTCCAAATTCAGGGTGCCCTGGAGTCTTGCTTCCCCATTGACGGAATGACTGAAGATCTTCTAGAGATACGTCATATCCTGTTAAATGAAGTAGACTATAAAGTAACATCGAGCCATGACCAGCTGATAAAACGAAACGATCGCGGTTTTCCCAATTAGGGTTTCCTGGATTATGGTTCATGAATTTCGTCCATAGGCTAAACGCCATAGGTGCTGCCCCCATAGGCATTCCAGGGTGACCAGAGTTCGCTTTTTCAATACTATCAATTGAGAGTGTACGAATCGTATTAATTGCTTTTAGTTCAACATTAGTTGACATGATTACGTTCATCCTTTCCGTTACTGAAAACGTTGTATTCGTGTTTCATCATATACTTTATTGCACTTTTTAACAAGCAAATACGACAATTTCTCAAGGGTTTCTCGTATTTATAGTTGAATCTATTTTCTCTCGAAGAAAAAGAATATATCCTAGTCATTTCACGTTTGACCTCCTATAAAATAAAAAAACTCTCTGTTTATAGAGAGTTTTAATGTGTTAAGCCACCATTTTGTTTTTCTTTACTATTTTTTAAAGCTTTAGGAGTTACATCTGTGCCTTCTTCATCCACTACTTTTACAGAGTGCAGTTGATTTTTAAAGGAACTTCGAAATGTTTGTAAGTACTCTTGTCTAAGCGATTGTTGCTCTTTTGCTTCAACCTTCGTTAAACCTGTTGACTTCGCACGTTTTGATAGTTCATTTATACGTGCAATTTTTTCTTTTGATAACATCGCCTTCACCACCTTTTATCTAAGCACCCTATACTTTACCATGAATTCTTTTTCATAATCAAGTTCGTTGCTTATTGAGGGCGTTCGTTCGACTCTATTTGTTCGTGAGCTTGTAATTCGTTCATATATTCTCTATACCTTCTATGGACCGTTGCTTTAGATACATCATGACCAAACCCTCGCAATGTTGCAGCGATATCATGAAACGTCAATTTCCGTTCTCGTAATCGCACAATCTCTTCGATCGGCACTTCTTTCTTATCTCGTCCACCACCACCTGCTCCGCCTTTGAGATTTTCGTGCGGTTTAAATCCCTTAGACACAGCTGCTTTCATACCACGTTTGATTTTTAAATTATGTAATTTACGTTGATATTCTTCAACTATTGAAACAATATCTAAAACCATCGCGTCAGCTTCCGACAAGCGAAGCTCTCCTTCATCTTGTAAGGTGAAAATGAGAGCCCCGTCTTTACGTAGTTGATGTAAAATCGCCATTTTAGCATGGCCACGTCCAATTCTCGTGTCATCTTGAACGAGAACCACATTGGCCTCTTTTTGTTTAACGAGATCGAGTAGCCTAAGCATACCTTCTCTTTCAATCTCATAGCCACTGACTTTTTCTTCAATAATATCAATAATATGAAATCCTTCTTGAAGAGCAATCTTTTCTAATTCCACTCGTTGTCTTTCAATCGAAGTTTGTTGAGCTTCCTTTTCTGTACTTACTCTACAATAAATTACGGCGTTCGTTTCATTTCTCATCGTCTGCTTTTTCGTATGCATAGGCATACGTATGCTCATTCTCCTTTGTTAATAAATTTAATTGTTCCGTTTTAATAATCATCTGATCTTCCTCGAACTCTAGCTCATTATGAAAGAAATCTTCTTCTGCTGCAACCATTTCATTTTCCGGATCAATAGTCTGTAGATCTGGTGAATCACCCGACATTAAAACAGTACTATACATAAACAACAACGCTAGTACGGCTGTTGCAATAATAAAAATCTCTTGACCTGTTAATCTTTTAATCATCATCATCACTCCAAATAAGAATGTTTGTTCCCTTCCACTATAAAAGAGAACACTCGTTTGTGTCAAGCGTATTTTTCAGAACTTATGTTTGCATTACGTATGTTCGCATGGTACAATTTAGTCAATAATGATATATAAGCGAGGTGCAAACCATGACGAAACTATCAAAAAGACAGCAAGAAATCCTAGATTTCATTAAGATAGAAGTTAAGAAGAAAGGGTATCCGCCTTCCGTTCGTGAAATTGGCGAAGCAGTCGGACTTGCATCTAGCTCTACGGTCCACGGACACCTATCGAGACTAGAGAAAAAAGGATTCATTCGACGTGACCCTACGAAACCTCGTGCCATCGAAGTTTTAAACTTAGATGAACTCGAGTCCACAAGCATTGAAAGGAAAACAACATATGTACCGATTGTAGGTAAAGTTACAGCCGGTTTGCCAATTACTGCAATTGAAAACGTGGAAGATTATTTACCACTACCTGAACATTTAGTCTCTAATGAATCAACATATGTTCTCGTCATCCAAGGTGATTCAATGATCGAAGCCGGTATTTATGACGGTGATATGGTCATCGTTCGTCAACAGCAGACAGCAAACAATGGAGATATCGTCGTTGCAATGACTGATGAGAATGAAGCGACCGTTAAACGTTTCTTCCGTGAAAAAGACTACATCCGCTTGCAACCTGAGAATTCCACTATGGACCCTATCCTCTTAAAGGATGTTACGATACTAGGGAAAGTCGTTGGTGTTTTCCGCACCCTTCATTAAAAGAATTAAGCTTGTCCCTTTATCATATGAGGACAAGCTTTTTTTATGACTATTAACTTCCTTTCTCATGAATATAAGAGTGTGAACACTATGTTTTCGTCGCAGCTTTTCACACTCTCCCAAGTCCAATCAAACTTAAAATCTATAATGCCCAAGGCCTGATTAACGGAGCATTGTGATCATGATCTCTTGATTGATACCCTCTGCACTTAAATTGACGATCCATCTCCCTAACCATTGTTCGATATTGACTTTGGTCAAGGCGTCCATCAGCATATAAATAACAGGCAAAGGCATATGCTAGAGCTGATGTATCAATATTCACCGTTACATCTACATCCGAGTTTCCACTTTCATTGACATAGGCTTTTGTTTCAGCATGTTTTCTTTCGTTCATTTATTTCACCTCACTCATAAGATAAAAAGGCATAGGTATTGAGTGTACCCATCCCTTTTTTACGATGTTTAGTTTCGAGAGCGCCCACGTGCTCTAGCATAGGCTTCAGCATCTACATAAACGTTTACTTCTGAATTTCCACTATCTTCAACGAATGACTCATTGTAGTTAATGTTGTAGTTCTTATCCTTTAAATAGTTTTCATTTTCTACACGGTTATTGTTCGTGTTGTCTACTTCAGGATTTAACCAAACACTTGGCGATACATGTTGATGTCTTTTTTTACGACCCATTTTAACGTCCTCCTTTAAGTTTGTTCTTATTTCTTACCAGAACCAGTCATAGAAACATCTTCCACAGTTTCTATGACCACGACGATTTCGCTTTCGGCCACAGTCTCTGTCTTGATCTCCCGCAACAGGTCCGTTACCGTTATTACCAGAGTTTCCATTTGTTCTTGCGAAGGCCTCTGCATCAATGTAAATATTGACATCTGAGTTCCCGCTATTTTCTACTCTAGAGACGTTATAATTGTAGTTATAGTTTTTATCTTTTAAAATATTTTCGTTTTCAAGTTTATTTTTATTTTTGCTGTCAACCCATACATTAGAATCGCCTTTGCAACATTTTTTCTCACACCACCACATGTGTTTCCCTCCCTTTATTCTGAGAATTACTTATATATATTTATAGGGACTGTCTACCGTATAGACAAGACTCTAGTTCTACGAAATAAATTTGAATTGTTCGTTTCTATTATCAAATAAATGTATACTAATACGTGGGAGGGATCTGTATGAGTTTAAAAACAACCATTTATAAGTTACTTAGAATTTGGAACGACGTGGATGCAGTGAGAAAGGGCAGAGTTGGTAAGCGTGTTGGCAGACGAGTCGCTGGAAAGGCAACTGGAAAAGCATTGAGGAAGTTATTTAAATAACGAAGACCCATCAAGTTCTGTTGCTTGGTGGTTTTTTTGTTTTTTAAGTGTTCCAACTAGGTTTATTTTAAA
Above is a genomic segment from Bacillus sp. FJAT-45037 containing:
- the tkt gene encoding transketolase produces the protein MSTNVELKAINTIRTLSIDSIEKANSGHPGMPMGAAPMAFSLWTKFMNHNPGNPNWENRDRFVLSAGHGSMLLYSLLHLTGYDVSLEDLQSFRQWGSKTPGHPEFGHTPGVEATTGPLGQGVAMAVGMAMAERHLASTYNRDDFNIVDHYTYSICGDGDLMEGVSHEAASLAGHLKLGRLIVLYDSNDISLDGELNRSFSESVEDRYKAYGWQVIRVEDGNNIDEINRAIESAKADDRPTMIEVKTVIGFGSPNKSGKSASHGAPLGADEVKLTREAYQWDEEGDFFIPEDVKTFYENVKTAGEKAEAEWNELYASYKATHPELAEQFELANKGDLPKGWDQDAPVYDVGSSVATRSSSGEALNAFAKQVPQLFGGSADLASSNKTMMKDLGDFTRDDYAGRNIWFGVREFAMGCALNGMALHGGVKVFGATFFVFSDYLRPAIRLSALMQVPVIYVFTHDSIAVGEDGPTHEPVEQLAALRAMPGISVIRPGDSNETVAAWKLALESKSTPTALVLTRQNLATIEGTSERAYEGVKKGAYVISAANGDVDMLLLATGSEVPLAVEAQMALEKEGIHASVISMPSWDRFEAQSQEYKNEVLNPNVKARLGIEMGTSLGWAKYVGDQGDVLAIDQFGASAPGERIMKEYGFTVENVVAKAKVLLSK
- a CDS encoding DUF896 domain-containing protein; translation: MLSKEKIARINELSKRAKSTGLTKVEAKEQQSLRQEYLQTFRSSFKNQLHSVKVVDEEGTDVTPKALKNSKEKQNGGLTH
- a CDS encoding YneB family resolvase-like protein; its protein translation is MPMHTKKQTMRNETNAVIYCRVSTEKEAQQTSIERQRVELEKIALQEGFHIIDIIEEKVSGYEIEREGMLRLLDLVKQKEANVVLVQDDTRIGRGHAKMAILHQLRKDGALIFTLQDEGELRLSEADAMVLDIVSIVEEYQRKLHNLKIKRGMKAAVSKGFKPHENLKGGAGGGGRDKKEVPIEEIVRLRERKLTFHDIAATLRGFGHDVSKATVHRRYREYMNELQAHEQIESNERPQ
- the lexA gene encoding transcriptional repressor LexA, which codes for MTKLSKRQQEILDFIKIEVKKKGYPPSVREIGEAVGLASSSTVHGHLSRLEKKGFIRRDPTKPRAIEVLNLDELESTSIERKTTYVPIVGKVTAGLPITAIENVEDYLPLPEHLVSNESTYVLVIQGDSMIEAGIYDGDMVIVRQQQTANNGDIVVAMTDENEATVKRFFREKDYIRLQPENSTMDPILLKDVTILGKVVGVFRTLH